A window from Cytobacillus sp. IB215665 encodes these proteins:
- the comGF gene encoding competence type IV pilus minor pilin ComGF codes for MWLYKQIIRTAKGFTLIEVLLSLSIFLLIVAFLPTMIAIVFPNYDNNDQINNQEWELFLQQARIELREAIAINVNSNTLYLTTSHQKTISYEQYKTILRRRVDGTGHEVLIQNISSVIFRPVTEGIIIQVIDLSGELYEERISSMVTLEVPYREKE; via the coding sequence GTGTGGTTATACAAACAAATAATTCGAACTGCAAAAGGTTTTACGCTCATAGAGGTTTTGTTATCACTATCTATTTTTTTATTAATCGTTGCATTTTTACCTACCATGATAGCTATTGTTTTTCCGAATTATGATAATAATGATCAAATCAATAATCAAGAATGGGAATTATTTCTACAACAAGCGCGTATTGAGTTGAGAGAAGCAATTGCTATCAATGTCAATTCCAATACATTATATTTAACGACTAGTCATCAGAAAACGATTTCCTATGAACAATACAAGACTATACTAAGGCGTAGGGTAGATGGGACAGGGCATGAAGTGTTAATACAAAACATTTCCTCTGTTATCTTTCGTCCTGTTACAGAAGGTATTATTATCCAAGTTATCGATCTTAGTGGTGAATTATACGAAGAGCGAATTTCTTCAATGGTAACATTGGAGGTGCCTTACCGTGAAAAAGAATAA
- a CDS encoding YqhG family protein, protein MHQQEIHNFLYHFFSSNDCHVIENEHGYLTVQLSVDLDKELMNRPFYWHYLEKTGGTPNPMKLTLITDQSKASTTKKGEVVHFGSPRLHQIFASLQKLAGFIRLYEDNVTPTNHSSIPLYPWIGINVLISYECDRKRDYIHSLGLHMINGMIVTNFQNQLNKLRLTPKIPDLCFTMSPLIMPQSGLVRLNQHINHMIEQEDHSWADEARERWNEDLSLLNHFYEGVEEKPDCYETEKRALQEQYEPTINVKVINGGLFYLRQTSNIKKDA, encoded by the coding sequence ATGCATCAACAGGAAATTCATAATTTTTTATACCATTTTTTTTCGTCGAACGATTGTCATGTTATTGAAAATGAACATGGCTATTTAACAGTACAATTATCAGTTGACCTTGATAAAGAATTAATGAACAGACCATTTTATTGGCATTATTTAGAGAAAACAGGAGGGACACCAAATCCAATGAAGCTTACACTCATTACGGATCAGAGTAAAGCTTCAACCACAAAAAAAGGTGAGGTTGTACATTTTGGTTCACCTCGGTTACATCAGATCTTTGCCTCATTACAAAAATTAGCTGGGTTCATTCGTCTATATGAAGATAACGTGACACCAACAAACCATTCAAGTATCCCTCTCTATCCTTGGATAGGTATCAATGTGCTAATATCGTACGAATGTGATCGCAAACGTGACTATATTCATTCTTTAGGTTTACATATGATTAATGGCATGATAGTAACAAATTTCCAAAATCAATTAAATAAACTTCGGTTAACACCTAAAATACCTGACCTATGCTTTACCATGTCACCACTTATCATGCCACAAAGTGGACTAGTACGTTTGAACCAACATATAAATCACATGATTGAACAAGAAGATCACTCTTGGGCTGATGAAGCACGCGAAAGATGGAATGAGGATTTATCACTATTAAATCACTTTTATGAAGGAGTAGAAGAAAAGCCTGATTGTTATGAAACAGAAAAAAGAGCACTCCAGGAACAATACGAACCTACAATAAATGTAAAAGTGATAAACGGAGGCTTATTTTACCTTAGACAAACGTCCAACATTAAAAAAGATGCATAA
- a CDS encoding DEAD/DEAH box helicase, translated as MKVNIQFDETWQENFSKRINDDGPWVNNNLYKLAIEAAEHSVIPTFDGLQAPKHLPNLTPLPHQLDVAKQVVEKMNGKAILADEVGLGKTIEAGLILKEYMIRGLVKKVLILVPASLVTQWCKELNEKFFIPAIQQKKSYVWEQCDVVVSSIDTAKRNPHREIIFEQSYDLIIIDEAHKLKNNKTKNYEFVQHLKKKFCLLLTATPIQNKIEEIFNLVSLLKPGHLGNQDYFEQAFSAKNRTVENDKYLKELVNKVMLRNRRGDTGIEWPKRHVQTVPIDFTNEEQELYNSINNIRTNSHLYINSQFSIITLQREACSSREAVFYTLKNMLNKKDEEGNPIQPPLFIEELLKKVEGVTQNSKAIKALELIKSINNKVIIFTEYRATQLYLQWFLQQHGISSVPFRGGFKRSKKDWMQQLFKNHAQVLIATEAGGEGINLQFCNHIINFDLPWNPMRLEQRIGRVHRLGQENDVFIYNFAIKHTVEEHMLKLLYEKIHLFERVVGELDEILTRLDIKNLEDQLQDILFNSRSEGEMKIKMDNLTSAIQFAEHINNEVRENHASTGNS; from the coding sequence ATGAAAGTTAATATTCAATTCGATGAAACATGGCAAGAAAACTTTTCAAAGCGTATTAACGATGATGGGCCGTGGGTAAACAACAACCTGTATAAATTGGCAATTGAAGCAGCTGAACACTCTGTCATTCCAACATTCGATGGATTGCAAGCTCCTAAACATTTACCAAACCTCACTCCTCTACCTCATCAATTAGATGTTGCAAAACAGGTTGTGGAAAAAATGAACGGCAAGGCGATCTTAGCTGATGAAGTTGGTTTAGGAAAAACGATTGAAGCTGGTCTCATTTTAAAAGAGTACATGATCCGTGGATTGGTTAAGAAAGTATTAATTTTAGTACCTGCCTCCCTCGTTACTCAATGGTGTAAAGAATTAAATGAAAAATTTTTTATACCAGCTATTCAACAAAAGAAAAGTTATGTTTGGGAGCAGTGTGACGTTGTCGTTTCATCAATTGATACAGCAAAACGCAATCCACATCGAGAGATTATCTTCGAACAAAGCTATGATTTAATTATTATTGATGAGGCCCATAAATTAAAAAACAATAAAACAAAAAACTATGAGTTTGTTCAGCATTTAAAGAAAAAGTTTTGTTTATTATTAACAGCTACACCTATACAAAATAAAATTGAAGAAATATTTAACCTCGTTTCGCTTCTTAAACCAGGACATTTAGGTAATCAAGATTATTTTGAACAAGCTTTTTCTGCTAAAAATCGCACTGTTGAAAATGATAAATATTTAAAAGAGCTTGTAAATAAAGTTATGCTCAGAAATCGTCGAGGCGATACTGGTATTGAATGGCCGAAAAGGCACGTTCAAACTGTGCCAATTGATTTCACAAATGAAGAACAAGAACTATATAACTCTATAAATAATATACGAACGAATAGTCATCTATACATAAATAGTCAATTTTCAATTATCACTTTACAACGAGAAGCATGCAGTAGCCGCGAGGCGGTTTTTTATACATTAAAAAATATGCTAAATAAAAAAGATGAAGAAGGCAACCCTATTCAGCCACCATTATTTATTGAAGAGTTACTTAAAAAGGTAGAAGGAGTTACTCAAAATTCAAAAGCTATAAAAGCTTTGGAATTAATCAAGTCGATAAATAATAAAGTTATTATTTTCACAGAATATCGTGCCACCCAACTATATTTACAATGGTTTTTGCAGCAACACGGTATATCTTCAGTTCCATTCAGAGGAGGTTTTAAAAGAAGTAAAAAAGATTGGATGCAACAATTATTCAAAAATCATGCCCAAGTATTAATTGCAACTGAAGCAGGCGGAGAAGGGATAAATTTACAATTTTGTAACCATATTATCAATTTCGATTTACCTTGGAATCCAATGCGCCTTGAACAGAGAATTGGACGAGTACATCGGCTTGGTCAAGAAAACGATGTATTTATTTATAATTTTGCTATTAAACATACTGTAGAAGAACATATGTTAAAGCTTTTATATGAAAAAATACATTTATTCGAAAGAGTGGTTGGAGAGCTAGATGAAATTCTGACAAGATTAGACATAAAAAATTTAGAGGACCAGCTACAAGATATTTTATTCAACTCAAGGAGCGAAGGAGAAATGAAAATAAAAATGGATAACTTAACATCAGCCATACAATTTGCTGAACACATAAATAATGAAGTGAGGGAAAATCATGCATCAACAGGAAATTCATAA
- the gcvPA gene encoding aminomethyl-transferring glycine dehydrogenase subunit GcvPA: MKHRYLPMTEHDKKEMLEAIGVSSIDELFNDIPEGVRFNGEYNIKQASSEPELTREMAALAEKNANTQTHASFLGAGVYSHYMPIIVDHVISRSEFYTAYTPYQPEISQGELQAIFEFQTMICELTGMDVANSSMYDGGTALAEAAMLSAGHTRKKKVLVSKTVHPESIEVLKTYAKGQRIEVVEIPANNGVTDVRELAKEMDDTVASVIVQYPNFFGQIEPLKEIEEIAHSEKSMFVVSSNPLSLGALTPPGAFGADIVIGDAQVFGIPTQYGGPHCGYFAVTSKLMRKVPGRLVGQTVDEDGRRGFVLTLQAREQHIRRDKATSNICSNQALNALAASVAMTALGKKGVKHMATQNIQKSQYAKNQLKAHGFEIAFEGPFFNEFVIKLRKSVKEINRKLLDKGIIGGYDLGKDFAELENHMLVAVTELRTKAEIDTFVKELGDDNE; this comes from the coding sequence ATGAAACATCGCTATTTACCAATGACTGAACATGATAAAAAAGAGATGCTTGAAGCTATTGGAGTTAGCTCAATTGATGAACTTTTTAATGATATTCCAGAAGGTGTTCGATTTAATGGGGAATACAATATTAAACAAGCCTCTTCTGAACCTGAATTAACACGAGAGATGGCTGCGCTTGCTGAAAAAAATGCCAATACACAAACGCACGCGTCTTTTCTAGGTGCAGGAGTCTATAGCCATTATATGCCAATTATAGTAGACCATGTTATTTCTCGGTCAGAATTTTACACAGCTTATACACCATACCAACCAGAAATTTCTCAAGGAGAACTGCAAGCCATCTTTGAATTTCAAACGATGATTTGTGAATTAACAGGGATGGATGTAGCCAATTCTTCAATGTATGATGGCGGAACAGCACTTGCTGAAGCAGCAATGTTAAGTGCAGGACATACACGTAAGAAGAAAGTACTCGTTTCAAAGACGGTGCACCCTGAATCAATCGAAGTATTGAAAACTTATGCTAAGGGACAGCGTATCGAAGTTGTTGAAATACCAGCAAATAACGGTGTAACTGATGTCCGTGAACTAGCAAAAGAAATGGATGATACGGTTGCTTCAGTAATTGTACAATACCCTAATTTCTTTGGACAAATTGAACCATTAAAAGAAATAGAAGAAATAGCACATTCAGAAAAAAGTATGTTTGTAGTATCGAGTAATCCATTATCATTAGGGGCTTTAACACCACCAGGTGCCTTCGGGGCAGATATTGTTATTGGTGATGCACAAGTATTTGGCATACCTACCCAATATGGTGGTCCGCATTGTGGATATTTTGCGGTCACTTCGAAACTTATGAGGAAAGTCCCTGGACGCCTTGTTGGTCAAACAGTGGATGAAGATGGACGCCGTGGTTTTGTTTTAACACTTCAAGCACGTGAGCAACATATTCGTAGAGATAAAGCAACGTCGAATATTTGTTCAAATCAAGCGTTAAATGCGTTAGCAGCCTCTGTTGCAATGACCGCCCTTGGGAAAAAAGGTGTTAAACATATGGCAACTCAAAACATACAAAAATCGCAATATGCAAAAAATCAACTTAAAGCGCATGGTTTTGAAATAGCATTTGAAGGTCCTTTCTTTAATGAATTTGTCATTAAATTACGAAAATCAGTAAAAGAAATCAATCGTAAGCTATTAGATAAAGGGATTATCGGCGGATACGATTTAGGTAAAGATTTTGCTGAGCTAGAGAATCATATGTTAGTAGCGGTTACCGAGCTACGTACAAAGGCAGAGATTGATACATTTGTGAAGGAATTGGGGGATGACAATGAATAA
- a CDS encoding rhodanese-like domain-containing protein, translated as MTVYRRRILTSLTEEQFREGYRKAQLIDVREQNEFEGGHILGARNIPLSQLKMRINELRPDKPVYLYCQSSIRSGRAAQTLRRKGFKDLYHLKGGFKKWSGKIKVKK; from the coding sequence ATGACGGTATACCGCAGAAGAATATTAACTTCATTAACTGAGGAGCAATTTCGTGAGGGATATCGAAAAGCTCAATTAATAGATGTACGTGAGCAAAATGAATTTGAAGGTGGGCATATATTAGGTGCTAGAAATATTCCATTGTCACAATTGAAAATGCGAATTAATGAACTTAGACCTGATAAACCTGTATATTTATATTGCCAAAGCAGTATTAGAAGTGGTAGAGCTGCACAAACATTGAGAAGAAAAGGATTTAAAGACCTTTACCATTTAAAAGGCGGATTTAAGAAATGGTCTGGAAAAATTAAAGTAAAAAAATAA
- a CDS encoding shikimate kinase gives MKAVILTGFMGAGKTTVGKSLGEEWKLPVIDTDDYIEKKMGKKISELFKEDGEDTFRQYERELLPTLPTENVVITTGGGIVIQEENRNWMNDNGFVIYLHCDLEQIISRLEGDSSRPLIKNNKKEQIEHILTTRLPYYKECSVTIDTTNKSIAQIVDEINLEVKKSIGGDNK, from the coding sequence ATGAAAGCAGTCATCTTAACAGGCTTCATGGGTGCTGGAAAAACTACTGTAGGAAAAAGTTTAGGGGAAGAGTGGAAGTTACCTGTAATTGATACTGATGATTACATTGAAAAAAAAATGGGCAAAAAAATTAGTGAGCTTTTTAAAGAAGATGGAGAGGATACATTTCGTCAATATGAAAGAGAATTGCTACCTACATTACCAACAGAAAATGTTGTGATTACTACCGGTGGTGGAATCGTTATTCAAGAAGAAAATCGTAATTGGATGAATGATAATGGTTTTGTGATTTATTTACATTGTGATCTAGAACAAATCATCTCTAGACTAGAAGGGGATTCATCTAGACCTCTAATAAAAAATAACAAAAAGGAACAGATTGAACACATATTGACAACAAGACTTCCATATTACAAAGAATGCAGTGTGACAATCGATACAACAAACAAAAGTATAGCGCAAATTGTAGATGAAATTAATTTAGAGGTTAAAAAAAGCATAGGAGGAGATAATAAGTAG
- the gcvT gene encoding glycine cleavage system aminomethyltransferase GcvT, which produces MSQLKRTPLFEVYEQSGAKTIDFGGWDLPVQFSSILEEHEAVRTRAGLFDVSHMGEITVKGEGSLAYLQKMMTNDVSKLKNGSAQYTAMCYEDGGTVDDLLIYKKSDNNFLLVVNAANITKDYEWLQSHLFGDVVLENISANVAQLAIQGPLAENVLQKLTSTNLQDIKFFKFLDNVDLKGYKALVSRTGYTGEDGFEIYCDNEDSIHIWKEILEEGKPEGIQPCGLGARDTLRFEANLPLYGQELSKDISPLEAGIGFAVKVNKDVDHFLGKQRLVEQKNEGIVRKLVGIEMIDKGIPRHGYDVYIGDERIGEVTTGTQSPTLKKNVGLALLKTEFTELGTEVEVQVRKRKLRAIVVSTPLYKRPKK; this is translated from the coding sequence ATGTCTCAATTAAAGCGTACACCTCTGTTTGAAGTATACGAACAATCTGGTGCTAAAACGATCGATTTTGGTGGCTGGGATTTACCAGTACAATTTTCTAGTATTTTAGAGGAACATGAAGCAGTACGAACGCGTGCGGGACTTTTTGATGTATCGCATATGGGGGAAATCACTGTTAAAGGTGAAGGTAGTTTAGCATATTTGCAAAAAATGATGACAAATGATGTATCAAAGTTAAAGAATGGAAGTGCTCAATACACAGCAATGTGTTATGAAGATGGAGGAACAGTAGACGATTTATTAATATATAAAAAGTCTGATAACAATTTTTTGCTCGTTGTAAATGCAGCGAATATAACTAAAGATTATGAGTGGTTACAATCACACCTTTTCGGGGATGTTGTTCTAGAAAATATTTCAGCGAATGTTGCACAGCTTGCTATACAGGGACCATTAGCGGAGAATGTTCTTCAAAAACTAACATCAACGAATCTACAAGACATTAAGTTTTTTAAATTTCTCGATAATGTAGATTTGAAAGGATATAAAGCCCTTGTGTCTCGAACAGGTTATACTGGGGAAGATGGGTTTGAAATATATTGCGATAACGAAGATTCTATCCATATTTGGAAAGAAATCCTTGAAGAAGGTAAGCCTGAAGGGATTCAGCCATGTGGACTTGGAGCGCGTGATACACTTCGTTTTGAAGCTAACCTACCATTATATGGCCAAGAACTTTCAAAAGATATTTCACCGTTGGAAGCTGGCATAGGCTTTGCTGTTAAGGTGAACAAAGATGTTGATCATTTTTTAGGGAAGCAACGGTTAGTTGAGCAAAAAAATGAGGGTATAGTACGCAAGTTAGTCGGTATTGAAATGATTGACAAAGGCATTCCGAGACATGGTTATGATGTGTATATAGGAGACGAAAGAATCGGTGAGGTAACTACTGGAACTCAATCACCAACTCTTAAGAAAAATGTTGGTCTCGCCTTGCTGAAAACTGAATTTACTGAACTAGGAACAGAAGTTGAAGTTCAAGTTCGAAAACGAAAATTGAGAGCAATAGTAGTTTCAACGCCGTTATATAAACGTCCAAAAAAATAA
- the comGG gene encoding competence type IV pilus minor pilin ComGG, with protein MKKNNEHGFIFPVTLVMSLLFFLVLLHQIEMYVVEKNFYHEIEQLYILENIVQMTTTDILTDIHDNAHPIQNKIYTYPNGQAMYSTEQIEERLLKISIECKTLQNRLYNAFFIYELEEGRIIKWVENH; from the coding sequence GTGAAAAAGAATAATGAACATGGTTTTATTTTTCCAGTTACGTTAGTTATGAGCTTGTTATTTTTTTTAGTGCTACTTCATCAAATAGAAATGTATGTAGTAGAAAAAAACTTTTACCATGAAATAGAACAACTTTATATACTAGAAAACATTGTGCAAATGACTACTACAGATATTTTAACAGACATTCATGACAATGCTCACCCTATTCAAAATAAAATATACACATATCCAAATGGACAAGCAATGTACTCAACAGAACAAATTGAGGAAAGGCTGCTTAAAATATCGATTGAATGTAAAACATTACAAAACCGTCTTTACAATGCCTTCTTTATTTATGAATTAGAAGAGGGTAGAATAATAAAATGGGTAGAAAACCATTAG
- a CDS encoding biotin/lipoate A/B protein ligase family protein yields MKEKWRFIDSGNCSPAFNMALDEALLEWHSQGKIPPTIRFYGWSPPTLSIGYFQKIEREIDLNAVKKHGLGFVRRPTGGRGVLHDNELTYSVIVSEKYPNMPHSVTEAYRVISEGLLEGFKKLGLDAYFAIPKSEEERSSLKNPRSSVCFDAPSWYELVVEGRKVAGSAQTRQKGVILQHGSILLDLDEDVLFSLFKYPNERVKERLQRQFKNKAVAINELREEEVTIGEAKSAFKAGFAKGLNIDLEPYELTQDELAYVNDIATKRYENDEWNFRK; encoded by the coding sequence ATGAAAGAAAAATGGCGGTTTATCGATTCTGGAAATTGTTCACCAGCATTTAATATGGCATTAGATGAAGCATTATTGGAATGGCATAGCCAAGGTAAGATTCCTCCTACTATTCGTTTTTATGGCTGGTCTCCTCCAACGTTATCAATTGGTTATTTCCAAAAAATAGAGAGAGAAATTGACTTAAATGCTGTAAAAAAACACGGGTTAGGATTTGTAAGAAGGCCTACTGGTGGTAGAGGGGTACTTCATGACAATGAATTAACATATAGTGTAATTGTTTCAGAGAAATATCCTAATATGCCTCATTCAGTAACTGAAGCTTACAGAGTCATATCTGAAGGGTTATTAGAAGGTTTTAAAAAGCTTGGCTTAGATGCATATTTTGCTATTCCAAAATCAGAGGAAGAGCGAAGCAGCTTGAAAAATCCACGATCTTCGGTTTGCTTTGATGCACCTTCTTGGTATGAGTTAGTCGTTGAAGGAAGAAAAGTAGCTGGGAGTGCACAAACGAGACAAAAAGGGGTTATCCTCCAACATGGTTCGATATTACTTGATTTAGATGAAGATGTGCTCTTTAGTCTTTTTAAATATCCTAATGAACGTGTTAAAGAAAGGTTACAAAGACAGTTTAAAAATAAAGCTGTTGCAATCAATGAATTAAGGGAAGAGGAAGTTACAATAGGAGAGGCGAAATCTGCGTTTAAAGCAGGGTTTGCAAAAGGGTTAAATATTGATTTAGAACCGTATGAATTAACGCAAGATGAATTAGCGTATGTAAATGATATAGCAACAAAACGATATGAGAATGATGAATGGAATTTTCGCAAATAA
- the comGE gene encoding competence type IV pilus minor pilin ComGE, whose product MFKNCNGFSMIELLVSLSIWLLLLLILLPPLTHIVQERKNIQLINTANHIVSNKLQIYHTESYFADEQMNVNNYKFTVAWEDANELAKVCVSYIDFRKEEKKRCGYTNK is encoded by the coding sequence ATGTTCAAGAATTGTAATGGCTTTTCTATGATTGAACTATTAGTATCCTTAAGTATATGGCTTCTTCTGCTCCTCATATTATTACCTCCGCTAACTCATATTGTACAGGAACGAAAAAACATTCAGTTGATCAATACAGCTAATCACATTGTGTCGAATAAGCTTCAAATTTATCATACAGAATCGTATTTTGCAGATGAGCAAATGAACGTTAACAATTATAAGTTCACAGTTGCTTGGGAAGACGCGAATGAATTAGCTAAAGTATGTGTATCGTATATAGATTTTCGAAAGGAAGAAAAGAAAAGGTGTGGTTATACAAACAAATAA
- a CDS encoding YqzE family protein encodes MSTNDYVKYVTQQIVSYIDQPKEERKKYRQKRKNERTSFGNRWFGVLPLAFSMFVHRKIKTK; translated from the coding sequence TTGTCTACGAATGATTATGTGAAATATGTTACCCAACAAATTGTTAGTTATATTGACCAACCGAAAGAAGAAAGAAAAAAGTATCGTCAAAAACGAAAAAATGAACGTACCTCTTTTGGAAATCGATGGTTTGGTGTTTTGCCTCTAGCATTTTCAATGTTTGTACACAGAAAGATAAAGACGAAGTAA
- the gcvPB gene encoding aminomethyl-transferring glycine dehydrogenase subunit GcvPB, with translation MNNQEQPLIFELSKQGRIGYSLPDLDVPNINVNDVLPNDYIRVDEPELPEVSELDIMRHYTALSNRNHGVDSGFYPLGSCTMKYNPKINENVARFSGFANIHPLQDEGTVQGALELMYDLQEHLVEITGMDAVTLQPAAGAHGEWTGLMMIRAYHEANNDFNRTKVIVPDSAHGTNPASATVAGLETVTVKSDDNGLVDLEDLKRVVGQDTAALMLTNPNTLGLFEENIIEMAEIVHGAGGKLYYDGANLNAVLSKARPGDMGFDVVHLNLHKTFTGPHGGGGPGSGPVGVKEDLLPFLPKPVLIKDETGFTFDYYRPQAIGRVKPFYGNFGINVRAYTYIRSMGPDGLNAVTEYAVLNANYMMRRLAPHFDLPFDKHCKHEFVLSGKRQKKLGVRTLDIAKRLLDFGYHPPTIYFPLNVEECIMIEPTETESKETLDAFIEAMIQIANEAEENPEIVQEAPHTTVVKRLDETIAARKPILRYKK, from the coding sequence ATGAATAATCAAGAGCAACCATTAATTTTTGAGTTATCCAAGCAAGGGAGAATTGGTTACAGCTTACCAGATTTAGATGTCCCTAATATAAATGTTAATGATGTTTTACCTAATGATTATATAAGGGTAGATGAGCCAGAGTTACCAGAGGTGTCTGAATTAGACATTATGCGCCATTACACAGCTTTATCAAATCGGAATCATGGAGTTGATTCAGGGTTTTACCCACTAGGTTCTTGTACGATGAAGTATAATCCAAAAATTAATGAAAATGTGGCGCGATTTAGTGGATTTGCAAACATCCATCCTTTACAAGATGAGGGTACAGTACAAGGGGCACTTGAGCTCATGTATGATTTACAAGAGCATTTAGTAGAAATTACTGGGATGGATGCTGTAACATTACAGCCTGCAGCTGGTGCACATGGTGAATGGACAGGGTTAATGATGATCCGTGCTTATCATGAAGCAAACAATGATTTTAATCGAACAAAGGTCATCGTACCAGATTCAGCACACGGTACTAATCCTGCATCAGCAACAGTAGCAGGCTTGGAAACTGTAACAGTAAAATCTGATGACAATGGGCTAGTTGACCTTGAAGATTTAAAGCGTGTTGTTGGACAAGATACTGCAGCGTTAATGCTAACAAACCCAAATACGTTAGGACTATTTGAAGAAAATATTATTGAAATGGCGGAGATTGTCCATGGAGCTGGAGGGAAGCTTTATTACGATGGTGCTAATTTAAATGCGGTGTTAAGTAAAGCACGACCTGGCGATATGGGATTTGATGTTGTTCATTTAAACCTTCATAAGACATTTACAGGTCCACATGGTGGAGGTGGACCAGGTTCAGGGCCAGTTGGAGTTAAAGAAGACTTGCTTCCTTTTCTACCAAAACCAGTATTAATAAAAGATGAAACAGGCTTTACATTCGATTACTATCGCCCACAAGCTATTGGTAGAGTTAAACCTTTCTACGGAAATTTCGGAATCAACGTTCGTGCTTATACGTACATCAGATCAATGGGTCCTGATGGATTGAATGCAGTTACCGAATATGCTGTGTTAAATGCAAATTATATGATGCGACGTCTTGCACCACATTTTGATCTACCTTTCGATAAGCATTGTAAGCATGAGTTTGTATTATCTGGAAAACGTCAAAAAAAATTAGGCGTGCGTACACTTGATATCGCTAAGCGGTTGTTGGATTTTGGCTACCATCCACCTACAATTTATTTTCCATTAAATGTAGAAGAATGTATAATGATCGAGCCTACAGAAACGGAATCGAAGGAGACACTCGATGCTTTTATTGAAGCGATGATCCAAATAGCAAATGAAGCAGAGGAGAATCCAGAAATTGTTCAAGAAGCACCACATACAACAGTTGTAAAACGATTAGATGAGACAATTGCAGCCCGTAAGCCGATACTAAGATATAAAAAATAA